In one window of Nothobranchius furzeri strain GRZ-AD chromosome 11, NfurGRZ-RIMD1, whole genome shotgun sequence DNA:
- the egfra gene encoding epidermal growth factor receptor isoform X1 encodes MESRFLKWISFTSLLCVGSCVLAERKVCQGITNRLNLLGSKDDHYLNLVKTYSNCTVVLENLEITYMEQHRDLSFLRSIEEVSGYVLIALNTASRIPLENLRIIRGHSLYEGAFALSVLANYEKTTGQGTTELLLTSLTEILKGGVKFRNNQICNVETIQWFDIINTESKPSMELPKASSNSLCSRCHTSCFNGSCWGPGPQNCQTLTKLNCAQQCSKRCKGPSPSDCCNEHCAAGCTGPRPTDCLACRDFQDDGVCKDSCPGLMRYDPNQHQLVSNPHGKYNFGATCVKSCPHNYVVTDHGACVRTCSGNTYEVDEGGVRKCAKCDGLCPKVCNGIGSGELTHALSINATNIGSFKNCTKINGNIALIHTSIHGDPFTKTPKMDPAQLDVFKTVKEITGYLWIQTWPTSMNSLSPFENLEIIRGRTKRGGRSLVVTQLDIDYLGLRSLKEISDGDVAILKNQNLCYTNKNHWTGLFISAKQSATVGENANATSCALCDRKCTEDSCWGPGPGMCFACRDYSRGGSCVDSCNILEGDQREAVVNKTCVECDPECLHMNGTATCRAPGSGNCTKCANFHDGLFCVSRCPQGVLGEDDTLMWKYADEKRVCQLCHKNCTQGCTGPGLEGCHIKSPSGLSMIAAGVVGGLLAALIAGLSVFVLLRRRHIKRKRTMRRLLQERGLVEPLTPSGQAPNQALLRILKEPEFKKMKVLGSGAFGTVYKGLWVPEGEDVKIPVAIKVLREATSPKANKEILDEAYVMASVEHPHVCRLLGICLTSTVQLITQLMPYGCLLDYVKENKDSIGSQHLLNWCVQIAKGMSYLEERHLVHRDLAARNVLVKTPHHVKITDFGLAKLLNADEKEYHADGGKVPIKWMALESILNRTYTHQSDVWSYGVTVWELMTFGTKPYDGIPASEISGILEKGERLPQPPICTIDVYMIMVKCWMIDAESRPHFRELISEFTKMARDPSRYLVIQGDDRMHLPSPTDTTFYRSLISGEDMEDGVDADEYLVPQHRFFSSPSTSYTPLLHSTSLNSSTETFQNRNGLLNGVPSRDGSMVLRYIPDPTGNPLDDAFQPAPDYMNQNGVSNLANPIYQRSCSSRPLLPTISSDDTENEYLNYFKTGSNGPEYLNELPANGGVRGAQKFQPHNSIDNPDYQQDFTPTFKTHTNGHIPAAENSEYLGPH; translated from the exons TCTATTGAAGAAGTGAGTGGTTACGTCCTGATCGCCCTCAACACGGCATCCCGGATCCCTTTGGAGAACCTGCGCATCATCCGAGGGCATTCCCTCTATGAGGGAGCATTCGCGCTATCCGTGCTTGCCAACTATGAAAAAACAACAGGTCAGGGCACCACCGAGCTGCTTCTGACCAGCCTGACAG AAATTCTTAAAGGAGGTGTAAAGTTTAGAAACAACCAGATATGTAACGTGGAGACAATCCAGTGGTTTGACATCATCAATACCGAATCCAAACCCAGTATGGAGCTTCCAAAGGCCAGCAGCAACTCGCTCT GCAGCAGATGCCACACAAGCTGCTTTAATGGTTCATGTTGGGGACCTGGTCCGCAAAACTGTCAGACCT TGACTAAGCTGAACTGTGCACAGCAGTGCTCTAAGAGATGCAAAGGACCTTCACCCAGCGACTGCTGCAACGAGCACTGTGCAGCAGGGTGCACGGGGCCCAGACCTACCGACTGTCTG GCCTGTCGGGACTTCCAGGACGACGGGGTGTGTAAGGACTCCTGCCCGGGCCTCATGCGCTATGATCCCAACCAGCACCAGCTGGTTTCTAACCCACATGGAAAGTACAACTTTGGAGCCACCTGTGTGAAGAGTTGCCCAC ATAATTACGTTGTGACTGATCACGGCGCATGTGTGCGGACGTGCAGCGGCAACACATACGAGGTTGATGAAGGAGGAGTCAGGAAGTGTGCCAAGTGTGATGGACTGTGCCCAAAAG TATGCAACGGGATTGGCTCGGGGGAGCTGACCCATGCCCTGTCCATCAATGCCACCAACATTGGCTCCTTCAAAAACTGCACCAAAATCAACGGCAACATTGCTTTAATTCATACATCAATTCACGG AGATCCCTTCACCAAAACACCAAAGATGGATCCTGCCCAGCTTGATGTGTTTAAAACTGTTAAAGAAATTACAG GATATTTGTGGATTCAAACTTGGCCAACTAGCATGAATTCTCTCAGCCCCTTTGAGAATCTGGAGATAATTCGAGGAAGAACAAAACG AGGTGGCCGCAGTCTGGTTGTGACTCAGCTCGATATCGACTACTTGGGCCTACGATCCCTTAAAGAAATCAGCGACGGAGATGTGGCGATCCTTAAGAACCAGAACTTGTGCTACACTAACAAAAACCACTGGACTGGACTCTTTATATCAGCAAAACAAAGTGCCACAGTGGGAGAAAACGCTAATGCTACCTCTTGCG CTTTGTGTGACAGGAAGTGCACGGAGGACAGCTGCTGGGGGCCGGGCCCGGGCATGTGTTTCGCCTGCCGTGACTACAGCCGCGGTGGGAGTTGTGTTGACTCCTGCAACATCCTGGAGGG AGATCAGCGGGAGGCGGTCGTGAATAAAACCTGCGTGGAATGTGACCCAGAGTGTCTGCACATGAACGGGACTGCGACCTGCAGGGCGCCT GGATCTGGAAACTGCACTAAGTGTGCCAACTTCCATGATGGATTGTTCTGTGTGTCCCGCTGCCCCCAAGGCGTGCTGGGAGAGGATGACACCCTGATGTGGAaatacgccgacgagaagagagtTTGCCAACTGTGCCACAAGAACTGCACCCAGGG gtgtacaggtcctgggcTCGAAGGCTGCCACATTAAAAG CCCCTCAGGTCTGTCCATGATTGCGGCTGGTGTTGTTGGCGGGCTTCTGGCCGCTCTGATCGCAGGCCTGTCTGTCTTCGTGTTGCTCCGCCGCCGACACATCAAGAGGAAGAGGACCATGCGCAgacttctccaagagagaggg CTTGTTGAGCCGCTCACTCCAAGCGGGCAGGCTCCAAACCAGGCTCTGCTGCGGATCCTGAAGGAACCGGAATTTAAGAAAATGAAGGTTTTGGGATCAGGAGCTTTTGGGACAGTTTACAAA GGTCTGTGGGTGCCAGAGGGAGAGGATGTGAAGATACCGGTGGCCATCAAGGTTTTGCGAGAGGCCACTTCTCCAAAAGCCAACAAAGAGATCCTGGAT GAGGCTTATGTGATGGCCAGTGTTGAACACCCCCACGTGTGTCGTCTGCTGGGCATCTGTCTCACCTCCACGGTGCAGCTCATTACCCAGCTGATGCCGTACGGCTGCCTCCTCGACTATGTCAAAGAAAACAAGGACAGCATCGGCTCGCAACACCTGCTCAACTGGTGTGTGCAGATCGCCAAG GGTATGAGCTACCTGGAGGAGCGCCATTTGGTGCATCGAGACTTGGCAGCTAGAAATGTTTTGGTGAAGACTCCTCATCATGTCAAGATCACCGACTTCGGTCTGGCCAAGCTCCTCAACGCAGATGAGAAAGAATACCACGCTGATGGTGGAAAG GTACCGATAAAATGGATGGCTCTGGAATCGATCTTGAACAGAACTTACACTCATCAGAGCGACGTCTGGAGCTACG GTGTAACAGTCTGGGAGCTGATGACATTTGGGACCAAGCCATATGATGGGATTCCAGCCAGTGAAATATCCGGAATTCTGGAGAAAGGGGAGCGCCTGCCTCAACCGCCAATCTGCACCATAGATGTCTACATGATCATGGTGAAAT GTTGGATGATCGATGCAGAAAGCCGGCCTCATTTCCGAGAACTAATATCCGAATTTACAAAGATGGCTCGAGATCCGTCCCGATATCTTGTCATTCAG GGTGATGACCGTATGCACCTACCAAGTCCTACAGACACTACGTTCTACCGCAGCCTGATCAGcggggaggacatggaggacggtGTAGATGCAGACGAGTACCTGGTGCCTCAGCACAGATTCTTCAGCAGTCCCAGCACCTCCTACACCCCGCTGCTCCACTCTACG AGCCTCAACAGCAGCACTGAAACCTTCCAAAACAGAAATGGTTTACTG AATGGAGTCCCAAGCCGAGATGGGAGCATGGTTCTCCGCTACATTCCTGATCCCACTGGTAACCCGTTAGACGATGCCTTCCAGCCAGCTCCAG ACTACATGAACCAGAATGGAGTGTCCAACTTGGCGAATCCCATCTACCAGCGCTCGTGTTCATCTCGCCCTCTCCTTCCCACCATTTCATCAGACGACACTGAGAACGAGTACCTGAACTACTTTAAGACCGGGTCCAACGGTCCTGAATACCTAAACGAGCTCCCGGCCAATGGTGGGGTCCGCGGCGCTCAGAAGTTCCAACCCCACAACAGCATAGACAACCCGGATTACCAACAAGACTTCACTCCCACCTTCAAAACCCACACAAACGGACACATACCTGCTGCTGAGAACTCAGAGTACCTGGGCCCGCACTGA
- the egfra gene encoding epidermal growth factor receptor isoform X2 yields the protein MEQHRDLSFLRSIEEVSGYVLIALNTASRIPLENLRIIRGHSLYEGAFALSVLANYEKTTGQGTTELLLTSLTEILKGGVKFRNNQICNVETIQWFDIINTESKPSMELPKASSNSLCSRCHTSCFNGSCWGPGPQNCQTLTKLNCAQQCSKRCKGPSPSDCCNEHCAAGCTGPRPTDCLACRDFQDDGVCKDSCPGLMRYDPNQHQLVSNPHGKYNFGATCVKSCPHNYVVTDHGACVRTCSGNTYEVDEGGVRKCAKCDGLCPKVCNGIGSGELTHALSINATNIGSFKNCTKINGNIALIHTSIHGDPFTKTPKMDPAQLDVFKTVKEITGYLWIQTWPTSMNSLSPFENLEIIRGRTKRGGRSLVVTQLDIDYLGLRSLKEISDGDVAILKNQNLCYTNKNHWTGLFISAKQSATVGENANATSCALCDRKCTEDSCWGPGPGMCFACRDYSRGGSCVDSCNILEGDQREAVVNKTCVECDPECLHMNGTATCRAPGSGNCTKCANFHDGLFCVSRCPQGVLGEDDTLMWKYADEKRVCQLCHKNCTQGCTGPGLEGCHIKSPSGLSMIAAGVVGGLLAALIAGLSVFVLLRRRHIKRKRTMRRLLQERGLVEPLTPSGQAPNQALLRILKEPEFKKMKVLGSGAFGTVYKGLWVPEGEDVKIPVAIKVLREATSPKANKEILDEAYVMASVEHPHVCRLLGICLTSTVQLITQLMPYGCLLDYVKENKDSIGSQHLLNWCVQIAKGMSYLEERHLVHRDLAARNVLVKTPHHVKITDFGLAKLLNADEKEYHADGGKVPIKWMALESILNRTYTHQSDVWSYGVTVWELMTFGTKPYDGIPASEISGILEKGERLPQPPICTIDVYMIMVKCWMIDAESRPHFRELISEFTKMARDPSRYLVIQGDDRMHLPSPTDTTFYRSLISGEDMEDGVDADEYLVPQHRFFSSPSTSYTPLLHSTSLNSSTETFQNRNGLLNGVPSRDGSMVLRYIPDPTGNPLDDAFQPAPDYMNQNGVSNLANPIYQRSCSSRPLLPTISSDDTENEYLNYFKTGSNGPEYLNELPANGGVRGAQKFQPHNSIDNPDYQQDFTPTFKTHTNGHIPAAENSEYLGPH from the exons TCTATTGAAGAAGTGAGTGGTTACGTCCTGATCGCCCTCAACACGGCATCCCGGATCCCTTTGGAGAACCTGCGCATCATCCGAGGGCATTCCCTCTATGAGGGAGCATTCGCGCTATCCGTGCTTGCCAACTATGAAAAAACAACAGGTCAGGGCACCACCGAGCTGCTTCTGACCAGCCTGACAG AAATTCTTAAAGGAGGTGTAAAGTTTAGAAACAACCAGATATGTAACGTGGAGACAATCCAGTGGTTTGACATCATCAATACCGAATCCAAACCCAGTATGGAGCTTCCAAAGGCCAGCAGCAACTCGCTCT GCAGCAGATGCCACACAAGCTGCTTTAATGGTTCATGTTGGGGACCTGGTCCGCAAAACTGTCAGACCT TGACTAAGCTGAACTGTGCACAGCAGTGCTCTAAGAGATGCAAAGGACCTTCACCCAGCGACTGCTGCAACGAGCACTGTGCAGCAGGGTGCACGGGGCCCAGACCTACCGACTGTCTG GCCTGTCGGGACTTCCAGGACGACGGGGTGTGTAAGGACTCCTGCCCGGGCCTCATGCGCTATGATCCCAACCAGCACCAGCTGGTTTCTAACCCACATGGAAAGTACAACTTTGGAGCCACCTGTGTGAAGAGTTGCCCAC ATAATTACGTTGTGACTGATCACGGCGCATGTGTGCGGACGTGCAGCGGCAACACATACGAGGTTGATGAAGGAGGAGTCAGGAAGTGTGCCAAGTGTGATGGACTGTGCCCAAAAG TATGCAACGGGATTGGCTCGGGGGAGCTGACCCATGCCCTGTCCATCAATGCCACCAACATTGGCTCCTTCAAAAACTGCACCAAAATCAACGGCAACATTGCTTTAATTCATACATCAATTCACGG AGATCCCTTCACCAAAACACCAAAGATGGATCCTGCCCAGCTTGATGTGTTTAAAACTGTTAAAGAAATTACAG GATATTTGTGGATTCAAACTTGGCCAACTAGCATGAATTCTCTCAGCCCCTTTGAGAATCTGGAGATAATTCGAGGAAGAACAAAACG AGGTGGCCGCAGTCTGGTTGTGACTCAGCTCGATATCGACTACTTGGGCCTACGATCCCTTAAAGAAATCAGCGACGGAGATGTGGCGATCCTTAAGAACCAGAACTTGTGCTACACTAACAAAAACCACTGGACTGGACTCTTTATATCAGCAAAACAAAGTGCCACAGTGGGAGAAAACGCTAATGCTACCTCTTGCG CTTTGTGTGACAGGAAGTGCACGGAGGACAGCTGCTGGGGGCCGGGCCCGGGCATGTGTTTCGCCTGCCGTGACTACAGCCGCGGTGGGAGTTGTGTTGACTCCTGCAACATCCTGGAGGG AGATCAGCGGGAGGCGGTCGTGAATAAAACCTGCGTGGAATGTGACCCAGAGTGTCTGCACATGAACGGGACTGCGACCTGCAGGGCGCCT GGATCTGGAAACTGCACTAAGTGTGCCAACTTCCATGATGGATTGTTCTGTGTGTCCCGCTGCCCCCAAGGCGTGCTGGGAGAGGATGACACCCTGATGTGGAaatacgccgacgagaagagagtTTGCCAACTGTGCCACAAGAACTGCACCCAGGG gtgtacaggtcctgggcTCGAAGGCTGCCACATTAAAAG CCCCTCAGGTCTGTCCATGATTGCGGCTGGTGTTGTTGGCGGGCTTCTGGCCGCTCTGATCGCAGGCCTGTCTGTCTTCGTGTTGCTCCGCCGCCGACACATCAAGAGGAAGAGGACCATGCGCAgacttctccaagagagaggg CTTGTTGAGCCGCTCACTCCAAGCGGGCAGGCTCCAAACCAGGCTCTGCTGCGGATCCTGAAGGAACCGGAATTTAAGAAAATGAAGGTTTTGGGATCAGGAGCTTTTGGGACAGTTTACAAA GGTCTGTGGGTGCCAGAGGGAGAGGATGTGAAGATACCGGTGGCCATCAAGGTTTTGCGAGAGGCCACTTCTCCAAAAGCCAACAAAGAGATCCTGGAT GAGGCTTATGTGATGGCCAGTGTTGAACACCCCCACGTGTGTCGTCTGCTGGGCATCTGTCTCACCTCCACGGTGCAGCTCATTACCCAGCTGATGCCGTACGGCTGCCTCCTCGACTATGTCAAAGAAAACAAGGACAGCATCGGCTCGCAACACCTGCTCAACTGGTGTGTGCAGATCGCCAAG GGTATGAGCTACCTGGAGGAGCGCCATTTGGTGCATCGAGACTTGGCAGCTAGAAATGTTTTGGTGAAGACTCCTCATCATGTCAAGATCACCGACTTCGGTCTGGCCAAGCTCCTCAACGCAGATGAGAAAGAATACCACGCTGATGGTGGAAAG GTACCGATAAAATGGATGGCTCTGGAATCGATCTTGAACAGAACTTACACTCATCAGAGCGACGTCTGGAGCTACG GTGTAACAGTCTGGGAGCTGATGACATTTGGGACCAAGCCATATGATGGGATTCCAGCCAGTGAAATATCCGGAATTCTGGAGAAAGGGGAGCGCCTGCCTCAACCGCCAATCTGCACCATAGATGTCTACATGATCATGGTGAAAT GTTGGATGATCGATGCAGAAAGCCGGCCTCATTTCCGAGAACTAATATCCGAATTTACAAAGATGGCTCGAGATCCGTCCCGATATCTTGTCATTCAG GGTGATGACCGTATGCACCTACCAAGTCCTACAGACACTACGTTCTACCGCAGCCTGATCAGcggggaggacatggaggacggtGTAGATGCAGACGAGTACCTGGTGCCTCAGCACAGATTCTTCAGCAGTCCCAGCACCTCCTACACCCCGCTGCTCCACTCTACG AGCCTCAACAGCAGCACTGAAACCTTCCAAAACAGAAATGGTTTACTG AATGGAGTCCCAAGCCGAGATGGGAGCATGGTTCTCCGCTACATTCCTGATCCCACTGGTAACCCGTTAGACGATGCCTTCCAGCCAGCTCCAG ACTACATGAACCAGAATGGAGTGTCCAACTTGGCGAATCCCATCTACCAGCGCTCGTGTTCATCTCGCCCTCTCCTTCCCACCATTTCATCAGACGACACTGAGAACGAGTACCTGAACTACTTTAAGACCGGGTCCAACGGTCCTGAATACCTAAACGAGCTCCCGGCCAATGGTGGGGTCCGCGGCGCTCAGAAGTTCCAACCCCACAACAGCATAGACAACCCGGATTACCAACAAGACTTCACTCCCACCTTCAAAACCCACACAAACGGACACATACCTGCTGCTGAGAACTCAGAGTACCTGGGCCCGCACTGA